The Triticum aestivum cultivar Chinese Spring chromosome 7B, IWGSC CS RefSeq v2.1, whole genome shotgun sequence genome window below encodes:
- the LOC123161319 gene encoding uncharacterized protein encodes MVPAKGWSRRVGSARSFVGNALGGVRGWTNVASWAVAGTLAYYLWVRPARQLQKEQQERAALAAASDPYRYVEKRKPIPDPQDTGLTYGKKKDPPKSDN; translated from the exons ATGGTGCCGGCGAAGGGGTGGAGCCGGAGGGTCGGGAGCGCGCGGTCGTTCGTGGGGAACGCGCTGGGCGGCGTCCGCGGGTGGACCAACGTCGCCTCCTGGGCCGTCGCCGGGACCCTCGCCTACTACCTCTGGGTCAGACCCGCGCGCCAGCTCCAGAAGGAGCAGCAG GAACGAGCTGCTCTAGCTGCTGCCTCGGATCCATACCGTTATGTCGAGAAACGGAAACCAATTCCTGACCCGCAG GACACTGGCCTAACTTATGGGAAGAAGAAGGATCCTCCGAAGTCTGACAACTAG